aaaatttttcaatGGATTCACCAAGGGATTTCTCAAAGTTTTCCTAGATATTTCTTGGAGAGATTTTGCTGCATTTTATTCAGGGATCACTGTAGCAAACTTAGTGCAgtaaatttttcatgaactcttcaagaatttcgtctagGGTTTCCGCAAAGAGGTGGTTTCGATTATTAGTGATTGTTCCTATACAAATTTCCCGATATTctgtccaagatttttttttgcaaggttttgttttgctttttttcaatctttattccatttctggaggatcttcCCAGACTTCATTAGAACCCAGAAGTTTATTTACAGATATTTGCTTGAGTTCTCCCCCTACCGGAGTTCATCAAGTATTTTTCAAAGAGGTTCATTAGAGATGACTTGATGATATCTTTTTGAAATAGGTACCTCTTAAATTTCGCAAATCtcttagagaaactcctgaaaaaaattctgaatttaTTCGTGGAAAATCcctaataaatttctggaaaaatcaatGAATTAAATACATTAATCAATGTCTGAAAGAAggtctggagtaattcctggatgTATTTAATATTATATACGAAGTCATGCTGGCATACCCAGGTAACCATCAAGCACTGTTATAAGTGGTATATGGGCCATTTAACGGCTTTTCAGTGCCTACTAGCATcataaaatattttcgaatgttaATAGGCACTGTGATCCTCATGCACTGACATTGGCCTTATATGGGTATATAACTCTTTTTTCATTTGACATCTCTTGTTTCAGTCACTCGGTACGAATAGGCTGTTTATCAGCCGAATAATTCACCAAAAGAGGCTTTTTAACAGCCCTTACTTATGATATAGTTCCTGTTGGCCTTGTTGgctatgagcctatgcatgctataaaacgtttgacttttactgtgcgccctgttttcaagttgcccgtgagagagagcgagacagcaccaacacacggcgcatagtaaaagtcaaaagaacaaaagaatttatggcacgtacagaggctcatgccTTTTATTCGACTATAGAACCGAGTTAGTGCCAAATTTCACGgcttagtggttacttgggtatttaTCACAAAATTGTGTCCCAAAAACTGAGATATGTAATGACATCTAAAAACAATGTGGTTTTATGAGCAATCTCATGGTCCCAGACTTTACTGTGCCACTGCAGTAGCTTTTGTTTTCAACGACCATTAcgccaaatgactattatgccaaacaactgttaagccaaatggcgttatgccaaacggggtagacccgaTAAAACCCTTCCCGCCCACGACTTCTTTCACAGTTTTCGATAAGAAAAAatgctccaaagaaaattgctTCAACAAAAGCTATTGAAAATTgtctaaatttatcaaaatcgtaaaaaaaaagttgagctTGACAATCAAATAGTTATTGGTTTGTTTATCAATAATTACACTATTGGATCAATAAGTagcatgtatgaatattttaatgAACTTATgatcttaacacttcagtcgtcgcgctgctgtattttgtacaacagtgttGGAAAACCCTCGCCTAttgtacacagcatcagcgtgatgGTTCTGACGGgaacaaaccgcgcgacgactgaaaggttaatacCCAACTGAATTTATTTATGCTGGATTCGTAAAAGGGATGGTGAACCACGAAAACCATAGGCGTTAATTTAAAGATGTCTTCGAATAGACTTCTAGGGCTTACTAGCTTACTTCTTATGAGCTTAATTTATATATGTATTCCTGGGGATTCCAACATCATTCTCCAGAAATGCTGCGTCAAGACTCTCAGATTGTTTTCatgattcctcaaaaaattcgcCTACAAGATCCACTAAGAATTCCTACATAAATTTCAAcagagatttctttagaaaatactCCAGGCGCTcctctagaaaaatatttttctacgaactactaaaaagattttttttatggattacTCTTTATCCACGAAttgttccttcaggaaatctaTCAGGGATTCCGCGAAAGAAGCATCCGGAAATTGTTCTAAGATTTACTCAAAATAACAATTCTCCACAGATTTTCCAGAAAATCAAGTAAAGATTTCTTTCAATGATTTGGTGATAATATCATGCAAAATTTCACTAGGAGTTTTGTTGGGTATTCTTCCGGTGATATCTCCAAAAACTCTTGagggatttttccagtaattgcTTCTGGAATCCCTCCAACAAATCTTTCAGTATTTTCTTGAATTCCACTTCTAAGTATGAAgagattcctcaaaaaaatccgTTAACGCACATGGTGTCTGTAGAGCACCTTCACTTTTTGACGAATCCAACATAAACTAATACAGTTCTATTTTGTAGCGTAGGTATTGGAATTGAGATTTTAAGTTTAAAAGAACAGTCATATATCCAGCTTGTTAATACAATAGCGTAATtattgataaataatcaaataaacTATTGATTAACAACCAACACTTTTTTACCATTTCTAAAAGTTTTGTGAAAGTCAATTAAGTTTAGAGCAGCGGTTTTCACGTCGTCTTCCCCGAAGGACTTGGTGGTCCGCGAAGCCTTGGCAGGTGCACCGTGACAGCACATAAAATTTCTCTTAGGAccgatttcttcaccatggcttaagccgtaaactACGCTGACCCATATAGTAaaactacacggagaaatatttttacctaatttttgagtttactttacccaaaattaagtatatcgattatagtttcaacccaaaatctctcggttttctctttctcccacacgaatgttgtcaaaaatagacagagctgcatctacccaatgggggtactttggcccaataaggcAAATTtggggtaaatgcaacttttttatgtttgggtcgaaagaactcaattttgcgttaaatcaacccaaaattgagtatatttttataatggaattaaagcaaaactacctagtggggaccttggaaatttagccaaaattgagttattgggctcaactacggaattgcgttgaaacaacccaaaattgagttgattccgtctccgtgtaggtttaaggcctaagcggtgatGAAGAAATCGACCCTTGAATATCCTAAATTAGAACTTTTTATTCGAAAACAAACTTTAAACTTTGTCGGATGTGCGCaccaaaaataattaaacatAACTAAACcgagtgatttaaaaaaaaacatccttgtTCAAAATGTTAACGCGCAATTTTACAGGTGTTGAACAACATTTTTACGAGAATTTTCAGGATAATTAGAAATAATTCACTTACACGTACAATTTtccgaaatattttttaaactcaAGATAATTTTAAACGACAACAATTCTGCCGTTTCTACAGCATTCTTTTCGTTTCCAAAACATTGAAGTAAGTGGTGGATAGGAAGGAGTCAATGATTCTGCCAAAAAATCTTTCACAAACTGTAGCAGAAATTCTTCTCGATATTTCTTGAGAAGTTCCTACAGAAATggcatgagtttttttttttctttaggtTTCCTCCGGAAACATGGTTATATTCATAGATGCGCCAAGGAAtcatttcaagaattcctcaactTATTCgtgtatttattttaacaaaaatgtttacaaaaattCTTAAGAGATTTTCCCAGTACTTTCTTCAATAATTATTCCATGGATTCCTACAGATATAGCTTCAGTTATTACTTCAACCTTTCCACTTTGATTTCATCCATGCCTTTATCTAgaaaatatctcaggatatAACTATAACCTTGGTTTGTTCATAGAAATTAGAccttcttttagaaattcctcctgggTGTCTTCTAGGAATAACGACAGGTATTCATCAAACTTCCAGACTTTTAAGTATCTCTTACGGTCGGTAAGACCGTATTAATTGAACGTAAgccgaaaaattgaaaagtgaaagaagttgaaattaaaattcaaaaacaaataacgtgCTATTCCATACATGTAAAAGGATCTAAGCCTTTCCCAAGTAACAGCATAGTCAGCTGAAATGAGCATGTTTTAGCTGAAAAAACTCTTAtccatttgaaaatgttacttgggtttattcattaaaacataatatttcgATGGAGTATAcaactaataataataaatcgagagttttcgaatatttttgtataattACTGAAAACTTCTATTTTACGCTTTTCTCGCAATATTTCGATTTCGAACATCTGTTCCATACGAATTTTGAGTAAAACGTGAACCAAATTTGAGGGAATAagataaaaatcaataataggTATAGTTtaaaaatccaatccatcctTTATTTTTCAGACCCAGAGCGCTTCAAAGCAGAATGTCAGTGCGAACCGTGCAACAAGAAACGCATTCTGATATCACATTCCGACCCGTACAAAGGCGTGAAGGCGTTCTTCGTCAAGGTGCTCATCATCGGTGGATGGTTGCTGCTTGCATTTTTGACCTACAAGGTGTCCCAATTCGACTACGAGATGTCCAACTTTGATCCCTACGAGATTCTTGGTGTACCGCTGGGATCGTCCCAGAAGGACATCAAGAAGGCGTACCGTACCCTATCGGTTATCCTGCATCCGGATAAGGAAACTGGTGACGAGAAGGCTTTCATGAAGCTCACCAAGGCTTACCAAGCGCTGACTGATGACGAAGCGCGGAAGAATTGGGAAAAGTACGGCAATCCGGATGGCCCCGGAGCGACATCGTTCGGCATTGCTCTGCCTTCGTGGATCGTCGAGAAGGAAAACTCCGTCTGGGTGCTGGGATTGTACGCGTTGGTCTTCATGGTGGCGCTTCCTACCGTGGTGGGCACCTGGTGGTATCGGTCGATTCGCTACAGTGGCGACAAGGTCCTGCTCGATACGACCCAGATGTATTTCTACTTTTTCCACAAAACGCCCCACATGGCCCTAAAGCGCGTGGTTATGATCTTGGCGGCCAGTTTGGAGTTCGACAAGCGTCACAACACCCAAGTGGTGGAACGCCAGTCAGATAACGAAGAGGTGCCGATGGTAAGTGATTCTTTTAAATGTCAATTCCAGGATTAAAAATCTAAAAGGTAAATTATTGTTCCAGCTCATCAAACAACTACCGAATCTGAACGAGAAGATTAAGGAACTGCCCTTGTGTCGGATGTATTCGATCAAGGCGCGCGCTATTCTACATGCCCATCTCAGCCGGATGGCACTGAATCCGGAAACGCTGGACAAGGACCGCCAGTTTATCGTTAAGAAGTGTCCCTACCTCATCCAGGAGATGGTCAGCTGCGTCAACCAGCTGATCATGTTGGCCTATGCCAGACGGAGTAGGTTTCAATCAGTTACAAAAatagcgttaatgattaatcataaaattaatcataaataatggttatgatttatcaaaaatccCAGTCAAAATTAAGAGTTAAACGTTAAttactaatcataatcattgtaataatcattaatcataatcataaagatcgctaatattattcagtaatcataatcttaatcacAAGTCAAACATCTAActataaatatttcaaaaaaaaatagcaaCATTTCCTATTTATGCACAAGTAAATCTTACATAACTTATTATATCGCCCTAAAAACCATTAGTAACTTTTATAAGATACAGAATACCACTTGAGACAGGTAGACATAACATCATCAATCATTACAatattcattattatttatcttcagCGGCTCTTTGCGCTTGGCACGCTTGGCAAGTTCGTCAATTAATTATAATCATTAttaatggtaaaattgaatttaatcaaTAATCACTCAAACAAACATTGATACCCGTTCATCTTTAACGTTTtgtattgaattttcaaacgttCCACTAACTTCTCTTTTGCCTTAGTCGCCAAACTCCCAACCATCGAAACGATTGAAAACTGTATGAAACTGTCGCCAATGATCATCCAGGGGCTGTGGGAGTTCAAGAACCCTCTGCTCCAGCTGCCACATGTCAGCGAAGAGCACTTGCGGTATTTCATCTCCAAGAAACCCCCAATCCGCAATCTGCAGCAGTTCGCCCAGTTGCCGGCCGAGGAAAGCCGCCTGGTCCTGCGCAGTTTGAGCGACTTTGAATACGAGAACGTGATGAAGGTGCTGGGCAGGATGCCGTTGATCGACTTTGCCGTCAAGTGCGAAGTGGTGGACGACGAGAACTCGAACGTGGTCACGGCTGGAGCCATTGTGACCGTGACGGTCGAATTGGTCCGAAGGAGCATGAGTGAGCTGTTCGGGGACACCACCGCCAAGGAGAAGCAGAGCATTACGTAAGTTTGGGGAATCTACTTGGATGCGCAAAATGGTCTGTAATTTGAAACGCAAATCTTTTCAGAGAAAGCAATGACGATGGAGCTGAAGGCGACGACAATGGAGGAGACGCAACGGTGGCATCAAAGGATGAAAAGGAAGATGCCAAGGCGGCGAAGAAGCCCGTTTGGCAACCGAAGGCAGGCGGCAAGGGTCACAAGGGCAAGAGCAAAGGTGCGGCCAATAAAAATAGGCACCGACAGGCAGCGGCCGCTGCCGCTGCGCTCGCTCAAACCCAGGCCACAAAGGTCGAGAAGGTAAGATACTTGGTTTGAAATTGATCAGCGGTTCAATTATATAACTTATTGTGTTTGAGAGCAGTGTACATACAGTGCACTCTTGTGCCGTGCGTGTTTTAATAGGTACTGTCTGAAACAATACTTGCCACGAACAAATcggggtgaatctctgaattcgaAAAATCCTTCCATAAAAtatggttttaaaactgtcgctAAATGTGGCAAATTCGGAAGAACGGCGGTTTTTCAATTGATTCAATTGAGAAAGCAAAAGGTGCTGCAAAGCGTGGTCAGTATTTTCGAATTTGGTGTATTTAAGCTGAAGATCTTGCACTCAAATTGGAGAATTAAAATTGCTAAGAACCTTGCGATTGGCAAGCGCAAACGTTTACCGCACATAAAAAGCGTCAATAATTAGACAATCATAATGGGGAAcataaatcataaatttaaaaacatgatCGTTGTTTTTATTACTTCAATGTTTCTTTCAGTGTAGAATCTGTAAACCATCAAGAATTCACACCTCCAGGTCTAAAAGCAAGTCTGCTTTCAGAGACTTAGTCACTATTTTGAAGCAAGTATCTTAAAACTCTCGATTAaaaaaaagtctcttttttcctaTTCTCCTTGCAGTAAATCCTGGTGTAAAACTCTAAGAGCTTCAGAGAAACCATCAGAGACTCGTGCAATCATTCTAcagatttttcaggaaattcttcTCTAATTCCCGAgcaaaagcttcaggaattcatctagtgatttctacagagatttcttctgaaacACTTTCAAGGACTCCTTCAgatattcatccagaaattcgttTAGAGATTCACTTTAATTATCCCAGGAAATCGttcggaaattcctccgaagatcATTCGAGAGATGATcagaggaatttctctagatttCACTCCAGTAAATCCTCAACTAGAACGTAACTCAattacctccagaaatttctgccacgattattttgaaaatgttcccaGAAGCTATTCCATGATTTACTCAACAGATTTTTCCATTACTTGTTCTAACgatttcttcagtagttactCTGGCAGATAATCCTACAATTCTTCCTCATAGGTTTATTCCACAGTTTTCTCCCAGGAATAGctacaaaaaaatctccaagGGTAATCCAAGGAAACCTATTAGGAactcttccaaaaattactCAACCAGAGATTTCTCATTAAATTACTCTagaattttttctaggaatttctacagCATTGCATCCAGAGATACTCCTGcatttcttccaaacatttctcgagTAGTTTCTCTCCTTGGATtctataaaattaaatttgttgtttcaCACCAAACAATACTACAGAATAATAGTAATTTCTTCGATCAcacatttctccagaaatggATGCCGTCTGATGTTTTCAACAAATACCTTTGAAAAATCCGGCAGGATCTAAGGCAGCGGTTTTAAGATCGTGCTTGGTGCTCCGCAAAGCATTTTCATATACTCCGCGacacttaaaaaaatcatccatCAAAATTCATcttcgattcaaattttaaaaatcctcGTGAAATTCACAGCATCACAGATAGCAAATGCATTGCTATGATAGATTCTCCTGAACATTGTTtcggttttgagcaaaaaactgACTTTGAAAACTTGTAAAACGATGATCGTATTTTTCCACTTAAGATGTTATCAAGGTTGATGATAAAACACTCTTTCTCGTTAAGGGGACAccggagaccgtgttatttttcctatcttttgtctcactctaacaattatcatcaaaactttgcggaagcaaatctcgagttttagtgaactgatgaagctgaaaatgtattaggttgtgcactacatacagtgactcaacctcattttcgtacggggcactgtttccaTATCAAGTAGGTTTAAAACTAATAAATGATTtacggacttcgatatactttatcaattacGAAGGtcgtaggtgtcatctattactCGGCAATCATAATCATATTTATTCGCTCAAATATttagaataatggaaaagtattgaatttgtgtctaaaattgagccaatcccatattcgtacaccttacaaaaatcaaacatacaacatccaaaactaattttttatgTGCTAGATGATTGCTCAATATCTTCATTACGTTGTTCAGATGTATtagagtacatttggaaaaaatataagcggaaaaataacgtaatttttccaGGTTCACATCATTAACAATTATTACTACGAATACTGAacgagtttcaaaaaattataatcagttttagagtactTACGAGTGGTTATCGGTATCTCATACTTCACAATCTTGGttaatataacatttagaaaaaatctaacaccaaaaattttagtcaattacTTACAGTTTGGCTCTTAAATAGATGTACATAATCCATTGTTA
This window of the Aedes aegypti strain LVP_AGWG unplaced genomic scaffold, AaegL5.0 Primary Assembly AGWG_AaegL5_hic_scaff_780_PBJ_arrow, whole genome shotgun sequence genome carries:
- the LOC110681383 gene encoding translocation protein SEC63 homolog, translating into MGGQKFQYDESGGTFFYFILSFLALILIPATFYFWPRKKKEDPERFKAECQCEPCNKKRILISHSDPYKGVKAFFVKVLIIGGWLLLAFLTYKVSQFDYEMSNFDPYEILGVPLGSSQKDIKKAYRTLSVILHPDKETGDEKAFMKLTKAYQALTDDEARKNWEKYGNPDGPGATSFGIALPSWIVEKENSVWVLGLYALVFMVALPTVVGTWWYRSIRYSGDKVLLDTTQMYFYFFHKTPHMALKRVVMILAASLEFDKRHNTQVVERQSDNEEVPMLIKQLPNLNEKIKELPLCRMYSIKARAILHAHLSRMALNPETLDKDRQFIVKKCPYLIQEMVSCVNQLIMLAYARRIAKLPTIETIENCMKLSPMIIQGLWEFKNPLLQLPHVSEEHLRYFISKKPPIRNLQQFAQLPAEESRLVLRSLSDFEYENVMKVLGRMPLIDFAVKCEVVDDENSNVVTAGAIVTVTVELVRRSMSELFGDTTAKEKQSITESNDDGAEGDDNGGDATVASKDEKEDAKAAKKPVWQPKAGGKGHKGKSKGAANKNRHRQAAAAAAALAQTQATKVEKNKINEKVRKEESDADSGAESDNDFSSDEGKKSSVEDDDVEWEKFQQKINKREKLEGKSKVSHPVHCPLFPEEKYEYWWTYICDRKSRTLLTAPYHVTNLVHREEVALTFTAPKWPGVYVFTVCLRSDSYFGMDQQVDLKLDVKEAAAIPTEHPQWDISDSESETNEQQANESEFTTDSSDAENDDN